In the genome of Enterococcus sp. DIV2402, the window TTCGCTACGATTTAGTCGGAAAAAGCCGTCATTCCAAATACGTGGGACAAAGCCCCATTGACTAATCGTTTCAATGACTTGATTAACGTAAGAAACAAATGTATCAATGCCTTCTGCAGCTTCCCCATAGTTTGCTTTTGCATAAGCACGCAATTCAGGGTACGCTTCAATTTGATCAAAATCGACAAACTCATCACCACCGATATGGAAATACGTACTATCCGCAAATAATTCGGCATATTCTTGATAAATCGACAGAATAAATGCAATCGCTTCTGGGTCACAAATATTTAAGGCAGCTGGATCACGTTCCAGCGTTCCATCTTCTTGTTTTTTTTGTAATTGCCATTCTGGATGTGTTCGTAAAATTTGTTTTAAATGTCCCGGGCTATCAAAATCTGGAATAATTTCAATTCCGGCTTGTTGGGCATATAAAATAATTTCCCGTATTTCATTTTTTGTAAGATGTTCATCCGAAACGATCTCAGGTGCTACTTCTGATTCAATACGAAAGCCTTCATTTTCTGAGAAATGTAATTGCAAATAATTAAATTGCGCCAATGCCATACTATCAATGAATTGCAATAAAATTTCTTTAGAAAAATATTTTCGTGCCATATCAATCATTAAAATTCGTTGTTCTTGTTGATAGGTGACCACTGTCTCACCTAAAGGCAACTCACCTAAAAACTCCCGAATTAAGGCATGCGAGGCAACCGCCAATAATTCATTTTTATCAGCAACTACTTTAATCCCACGATCTTTATAGATGACAGAAGTATTTGCTTGTTGTACAAGATGCAAATCGCCTACTTCATGTTGGGTAATACTTACCGCTTGTTTAAATAAACGTTCCACGACCATTTTTAAACGTCGTGCAATTGTTAAACTACTGATTTCTGTAACAGAAATTGTATAACTCATTACTTCCCTCCGCACTCAAATCCTGATTGTTCAATCACTTGTTTCATCCAATAACTACTTGCTTTATCTGAACGAGCATAGTTTTGGTCACGATTTAATCGATAAAATCCATAACGGTTTTTATAGGCATTTAACCATGACCAGCAATCAACAAACGTCCACATATGATAACCAAAACATTGACTACCTTCATCCATTGCTTTTGCCAACATTGATAAATGATCTTCTAAAAATTCAATGCGATAATCATCTTGAATAACACCATGCTCATCTAAAAATTGTTCTTCTCCTTCCACACCCATGCCATTTTCAGAGACATACCAAGGAATATTGCTGTAATCATTTTTTAGACGCATCGCAATATCGTACATCCCTTCTGGATAGATTTCCCAGCCGCGGTGGGGATTAATTCGTTTTTCTGGCCAATCGTAATAACGAGCAAAATCACCCGGAGATTGTGCAGGAAAACGTGGATTTTCTACTGCTTGTACCCGTAACGGTTGATAGTAATTTACGCCTAAAAAATCAATGGTATTTTCTTCAAAAATTGTTCGATCACCTGCTTGTGTCTCTGGCAATAAGTGGTTTTCAGCCAAAATAGTAATCAATTCTTCTGGGAAATAGCCGTTAACGACCGTGTCAACAAAACTGCGAATATAAATTAAATCGGCCTTATGTCGTGCTTCTTGATCAGTCGGAGCCTCACTTTTAGCATAAACAGGTGACAGATTTAAAATAATACCAATCTCTCCATCATTGTGTGAGGATTCTTTATATGCTTTAACAGCTGCCGCATGTGCTAATAATGTATGATAGCCTACTTGAATGGCACGTTTAAAATCATGGACTTTAGGATAATGTGCATCTCCTAAATAACCACATTCAATATGCACTAAAGGCTCATTAAACGTTGCCCATTTTTTGACGATATCACCAAATTGTTCAAAAGCCGTTTTTGCATAAAAGGCAAAATGATCCACTGACTCACGTGCTTCCCAACCACCTTTTTCCATTAACCACCATGGCATATCAAAATGGAAGAGATTGATAATTGGTTCCACTCCATTTTTAATCATCTCTTCAAAATAATCGCGATAAAAAGCCACTGCTTTTGGATTCAGCGTTTTGCCATCAGGTAATAAACGTGTCCAAGCAATTGATGTTCGATACGAATTCATCGACATTTTTTTCATTAACGCCACATCTTCTTTATATTGAAAATAGACATTTGATGTATCATTAGGACCTACACCATCGAAGAATAACTCTGGTTCCATTTCAAACCATTTGTCCCAAGTAGAAGGACTTTTACCATCAATGAATGCCGCTCCTTCTGTTTGTGGTGCCGAGGTTGCCGCACCCCATAAAAAATCTTTTGGAAATGTAATCATTGTTTCTCCTCCTCAATCTCTTTTCTTCACTCTACTAAGAAAACGAATACAAAACAATATGTGGATTTTTCGCTCATAAAATTACGCAATAGTTACATACTCTCTTGCTGTAAAAAGCGTTCTAACAGCCATGAATAGACAAAACTAAATAACAGACCTATGACTATTGATTGCCAACCATACGTAAAGAAACCTAAAACTAAAATCGTATAATTTAGCCAGCGAATTGCTTTTGCCAAAGAAATCGCCGGTCGTTTTTGATGGATAATCAAAGCAATGACATCCACTCCGACTGCAGAAGAACCAGCGGACAAGCAAAAATAATAGCCTGCTGCAATCAATAACGAAGCCAACAAGAAATCAATCGGCAAATTAAGCACAATCGAAAATTCCCATCGATGGAACAACGTAAAGAAAAATAAATATGACACACTACTGACAATTGATTTAAGAAAGCGTCCACGACCTAAAAATAGCCAGCAAACAATTAATAATCCAATCGTTATGATATTTGTCAAATAAGCAACGTCGCTATTCAAGACCTTGCTTAACACTAAAGACAAACTAGTGACGCCACCATTAATAATCGCGTGGGGAACCATCCACTTGGCATAAGCAAAGCCAAGTAGAATATTCCCAAAAATGATTTTTAAAATAGCGTCTCGTTCCGATTGTTTTTTGATTGTTTGTGGCTGTTTTGTTTTCATTGTTCTCTCGTTTTCTTTGTTAATTCGATTTTATAAACCTGGTAAAGCTCTTCACCTGTAGATAATTCATCCATTTGGTCACTGATAACTTCACCTGTATTCAATAACGTAATTCTTTCAATTGCTCCAAATAACTGGCAAGGTAAATCCGGTGCACTTTTTTCACCAAATGCATAAATGACAGTACCTTTTTGTGTGAATGACCAGCCTTGAGGTGCTTTATAGGAGCTTGGTCGTGTTTCATAAATACCTTCACCAAATTGCGTTAACCATTCGCCTAAAGGTTCCAAAATTGCTAAGGCTTCTCTAGGTAAGGTTCCATCTGGTTTTGGCCCAACACCTAAAATAATATTTCCACCCATGGCAACGACTTGAACGACACTGGTTAGAATTTCTTCAAATGATTTGTACGTATCATTCGGACAAAAGCCCCAGTTTTTCGCCAATGGGATGTTACTTTCCCATGCTTTAGTTGGCGGAATCTCTGGAATTTTTCGTTCCGGAGTGACATAGTTTTCATATTTCCCACCGATACTGCGATCGACAATTAGTAAATCCTGTTGTTGCGTGCGAACTGCTTGAGCAATTCGGTCCATATCCAGTAATTCGTGACGACTATTGACCCAACCGCCGTCTAACCAAAGAATATCTAATTCACCATAATTAGTTGTAATTTCAACTAATTGGTCATGGACAAACTGGTTATATTGCGCCCAACGTTCGGGAAATTCATGCGGATCATAACTAGCATAACGTCCTTTTGGTCTTTCTCCTGGTACCCAATAGAGCGGGGAATGCCAGTCTGGTTTTGAATAATACGCACCTACACTTAATCCTACTTCGTGAAAGGCTTCTGCCACTGCACCAAAAACATCAGCTTGTGGATTTTCGGCAAAAGGACAAGGCGTTTGTGTTACTTTGTACTCACTATAATCGGTATCATACATATTAAAACCATCATGATGTTTTGTCGTAAAAAGCATATATCGAAAACCGGCATCTTTACACGCTTGGGCCCATGCGGTTGGATTGAACTGGTACGGATTAAATGAATGATTTAATCCCCAGTAGTCCGCACGTAATTCATCAATATCATTACGCCAAGGATTTTTTCTAGCCCAGTCATCTTCTTCAGACATTTGCCAAGATTCGACAATCCCTGCTACTGCATACAGCCCCCAGTGAAAAATCACACCAATTTTTTGATCTTTAAACCACTCTAATTTTTCTTGAATAACTTCGGGGAGTTCTTCATAAGCTTCATAATCAGTCGTTAGATTTTCTTCAATGTCTTGTCTAATTTTTGCCATGATTTACCTTCCTTGTGTTCATCATATGAAATAATTGTTGTTGCTAATGCGTTTTGCTCATGAAGGATAATTTGACGATACCCTCTAGCAAATTGTCCATAAACATTGTAGCCACTAATGCGACTATAATGTAAGCCGACACCTAACCACTCAGCTGTAAAATCATTGTCATGGTCGTGTCCACAAAAAACATTCACTGCTTGCTCGTGTTCAACCAAGGTAGCAAACAATCCCGTATTAATTTCCGGACTACAAATTGCCTCTAGGCATTGTCCCGTTTCGATGAAGGCTTTTGCCTCTTGATATTCCACCAATGGAATATGCAAAAAAATGGCTGTTTCTACTGGTTGTAAAGTTTGTTCCAGCCAACGAACTTGTTCAGTATATAAATACGCATAACAATTGTCGGCATTTTTATCAGTTAATTGTTGCGCTATTTTTTCAGAAACATAATCGCCAGAATCAAACACCACGCATTGTTTCACCACATGTTGGCCTGTCGAATCATAAATGTAAAACAGTTCCGATAAACGTTCTTTGGTCAAGATTCGTTGCTCACCGAAAACACGATTTTTTAACCCTTGTTCCATTTGGCGCAGCGCTTCACGTGTGATTTTCCCATGTTCTGAATCATGATTCCCGTAAGTGATAACTACGGGAATCTCACTAGTATTAATACAATCAATAACCTGTTGAAATCCTTGCTGGGGATTATTGTCGCCATAACACCAAATTTGGTCACCTGTAAACATTAGTAAATCAGCATCCAACGTTTCAAGACACGTTCTTAAATCTTGCAGTGTCCGTCGATCTGCCTCATTGTTGGGATACCCCACATGCAAATCTGTAAAATGAGCGATAATAAAACTTCCATCTGGTCGACATCGTAACATGAAAACTCTCCTTAACGATTAATTGAACGCGCCATAATTTGAATGGTATGTTTCATTCCACGAATCGCCAATGACATATGATAAATATTTTCAGCTGGGGCAACACCGCTATAACCAGCATCACCAATATGTTGCATATCCACCCCACACATTTTATTCCATAAAGCGATTTGGCGAATTGTTTCTGGCGAAGCACTTTCTTGGCTTGTACCGATTGCCGACATTGTAAGCATGCCTAAACTTTTTGCCATTTTAACGGCTTCTTTTAATTCTTGTTGGTCAAAACCAGGAACTGTACCGACAGCTGGTAACAAGAGTATATCTGCACCTGCATCTGCAAATTGTTGAATGGCTTCTTTGGTCATAATCGGTTCATCGACACCTGCACTGTGCATTTTACCAGCGATAATTAGACCATTATAATTGGCTTTTCCCACACGAATCGCTTGCACAATTTGTTCATTCGTTACACCTGTGCCTGGATTTCCAGTTAAGCAAATATAATCCACACCTAATTTCTCCGCAGCTTGGAAGGTTTCAGCTGTACTTTTACGTCCATTAGAAATAATGACTTTTTCACCCATTGTCTCTTGATTTTCAGCAACTGGCTCTAGGTTTACACCAATTAAACGACCCGTTAATTTTTTCAATTCTTCAATTGGATTGCGTGTATTTTTACTTGAATTGTTCCAAATATCAAATGCTTCTGATAAGCCCATTTTTGGCAAACCAATCACAACTGGATTTAAACAGTCAAAGAGATTTAATAAAAGCATATCCGCTCCAAATGCTGCTGCAAGTTCGGCATTCGTTGTACTGTCTGATGCAGGTGCAGCTACACATACATTTTCACTGACAATGACACGTCCTTCACTTGCTTTAATGGATTCAAACATCTCCTCACGATTCATTTTTCGAATTTCTGATGCTGTTGCGCTAATCAATCTTTTTACCACAATTCTCCCTCTTTCTTAACGATTTTTATTACGATACTGTCCTGGCGTCATTCCGACAATTTGTTTAAATTTTCGCGTGTAATTTGACACGTCATAATAACCAGCGCTCGAAATAATTTCTTTAATTGGTTTATCTGTCTCACGAAGTTCTTTTTTAATTTTGTCTAAACGTTTTTCTTGGACATATTTTGAAAAGGTCATGCCACTTTCTTTTTTGATAAAACGGCTCAGATAAGAAACTGAGACATCAAATTTTTCTGCCACACTTTCCAATGAAAAATCATGAGAAGCATAATTTGCATCGAGATAAACAAAAATATCTTTTTGTAATTTTGATTCTTGATTTTTGGGATTGCGTTGGACAGCTAAACAAATTTTCTCACTCATTTTAATTAATTCATTTTGAAGTTCTAATAAATTGCGAAATTCCACAGCTTTTTCAGCTTCTTGGAAAAAGGAATCGCCAATCACTTCTGCACCTACTTTCACGACACTATTCAATAGATAATAACTATAAAGCTTCATTCCTGCGATAGTGCGTTGTTCTTGCATGCCTTTCTTCACCATAATTTCAATCGTTTCAGAAGCAATCTCGAAGTCTCCTTGTTGTAAACTCTGACTTAACTTTAATTGCTCATCGGCAGGATAAGAAACGACCGAATTTTTCTTTTCATTTTTGATTTCTTTAAAGAATAAAACTTGATTAGGTTTATCAGAAACAGCCTGATATTCAAGTGCTGCTAATCCTTCAATGTAAGATCGATTAATTGTTGCCAATTCACAAACAACTGAACCTACACCAATCGTTGGTGCAACAGTGTTTTCTAAAACAATTTTGGCAACAATTTCACGCACAATATCGGAATGATTCACGGATCCATCCATACTAACTAATAAAGCAATTGCTTGATTCGAAAGTAATTCAGAACCATACGCACGATAGCCTTTTCCTGAAATTGAACCTAAGAAACTCATTAAAAATTCTTGGTTTTGAATACTTGTTTCAGTTGTAATCATTTTCGTGTCAATCAACATAACAAAATAACTCTCTTTATAGAGAACAACCTCCACAGATTCTAATAACAATTGAATTTCTTTTTCGTCTTTAAATCTTCCCATCAATAATTTTCGTAGTACTTGCTCACGAGCATGTGGTGTTTGACGACGAATTTCTTGATGGAGTTCCTTGTTTTGTTGTAAGAAGCTCGTAACGTGCTGTTCCATCCGTACAAAGTCATCTAACTCTTCGGCTTCACGAACGCCACCTAATTGTTTTTCCATTAATTTTTCTAGTTCATGAATTGGTTTGTATTGTCGTCGACCAATTAGAAAAACAATGGCTAGTCCCAAAGCTAAAATGGATAGTACTAACGCCATTAGCCGATAATGAACGGTACGCACATCACTTAATGCTTGCTCCGTATTTGTTAATGAGATATAGCGGATACCAAAGTCTTCATCCTCGGAAGTATTGACTAAGAATGTGCCCGCTTTTGTTTTCCTTGAATGTTGTTGATAAAGTTTCTCTACTTCGGAAGGGTTATTCATAAATTCTGGTATGTCATCATTGTGAGAAGCCACTAATAAACGATTCTCACGATCCACCATAAATACATTCCCTGTCTCGCGATCAACAGATTTATCTAAGAAATTTTGAATATCAATCATTCGCATCGTGTACATTACCACACCAGATGGCAAACCATCTGTTGCTGTTAATGGCACAATGTAAGTCATCAAACCCACACCATTCTTTTGACCAGACGGAATTCGTTCAATCAGAGGTGCTTTGGTGTTTAAGGAAGCTTTCAATTTTTTCTCATCAAAAGCATACGTTCCATAACGTTGTTGCATAAATGCTGGAAAATCCAAGAGCCCATTGGAAGAATAGACTTGATTGGGTTGACTATAAAAATACACATATAATTCTTCAATAATGTTGCTGTTCACTTTATTTCGTAATAATTCACGATTTGCTTCCCATGCATAATACGGGTGTGCAAATTGTTTTTCACTTAATGAAGGATTCGTGCTAATTTGTTCTGTTAAATAATCTAATTGTCGTAAATTAGCCGACATAATTGATTTTACTTGCAACAAATGATTCTGAGAAGATAAATCAATTTGATTATTAATGCTATCTGTAGATGTTTTATACCAAATCACCGATACAATAGAAAACGGTAACAAAAATACGAGTAAATAAGAGAATACATAGCGATAAAATGTCTTATTGGTGAACGAAAATTTTTTAGGTAAATGCTGCATAATTTTCATTAAGCTTCAGCCTTTCGTTCCGTTTTAACCATTGCTTGAAGTGCAAACCAGATAATTGGAAAAATGAGTAACGGCACCCCGGCAATGACTAATAAAATTGGAAAAATAACATATAGCCAAACAACAATAAAGACGCCTACTAAAATCGCAATCGATTCAATTATATTGCTGAAAAATAAAATAGCGGCTTGTCGTAAGTATTCTCCGTATTTTAACGAATAGCGACACAAGGTTGGAAAGAGAAATAAACTTGTACCTAAACATAAAACAAATAACAAAATTAACACATAATGTAAAAGCGGTAGTTGAATATACGTAGCTGAAATTCGTAAATCTACCCATAAGAACAAACAACCTGTTAATGCGGTATAACCTAATTGATTACTTATTTTAAAATTTTCTTTGTAAAATTGTTCAAATGCAGGTTTAAATTTCCCACTTTTTCTGGTAATTGCTAAATAAATGACATGAAACACTGCTGCTAAAGCTGGAAAGAAACCTAAAATAATGGCTCCTCGTAATGTGTAGACGATGAATAAAAGCTGTAGAATAAGACCATCGATAATTCTTTGCCCTAAGACGTAACTGCCTTTGATAATCCCTCTCATTTCCTTCATCTTAGTTCCCCCTTTAATTTTCTACCATTAGCTTACCATAAAATTGCGTTTTTTAGTTTTTTAATGGAGACAAAATAACAAAAAACAGTTGGTTTGAGCTTTTCAAACCAACTGTCATTACAGATTATTATTCTGCCCAGCGATCGTAAGCTGTTTGGTATACGGAAACGTATTCTTCAACACCCATACTTTCGATAGTTTTCACGTATTTATCCCAGTTAGATAAAGGCTCTACTCCAGTAATAAATTTCGCTTCCATTTGTTCTACATAAGTTTTCAAGTCTGTTTCTGAATCACGAACTTGCTCTGTTTCTTCCGTTGTTAAGTATAACAATGGATAAGGAACTTTTGCAAAAGGCGTAATTTTCGCTTGTGTTTCTGAATCGATAAATTCAATAAACGTACGATCTGGTTCTTGATTTGGATCAACTAAGATCATCATATCTTCTGTTTCTGGATAGCCCATTGTTGGGACAGTAATACCGTAGTTTGGTGTAATCTTAGAACGTTCTTCTTCGGTATTAGAAGTGTCAATTCCTTCTGCATAGACACGAACTTCTTCACCTTTGTCGTTTTCAGCAAATTCCCATAGCGCGCCTTCAGGACCTTTACTTAAGAAGTAAGAACCTTCTTCACCGTAGAAATAATCTACCCAACGTAGTGCAGCTTCTGGTGATGGACAATTTTTCGTAATAGCAAATGTTTCACGAGCCATACGTGTGCTTCCTGGAACAACCGCTTCTGGTGAAACATCAGATGTTAATGGTTGGAACATCAAATCGTCAGTTGCATCTTTTTCATTTTTACCAGTTGTAAAGATTGAGAACCAATCTGGGAATAAACCGATTTGGTTATTTTGTCCTTTAGCTTTTTTCTGTTCATCTGCTTGACCGTATACTTCTTGGTCTAATAGTTTTTCAGAATACAATTTATTCATGAATGTTACGTATTCTTTGTAGTTTTCAGTAATTGGTGTATAAACAACTTCACCGTTAATTTCTTCAATCCCACGTTCAGTTAAACCGAATGCACCCATTAACCAAGGACGAGTACTATCCATTTTCACGTCAGTCAATGGAATTTCATCTTTTTTACCGTTACCATTTGGATCTTCATCACGGAAACGAACTAATAAGTCATAAAATTCGTCGGTTGTTTTTGGTAATTCTGTCACATTCAACGCTTTCAACCAGTCACCACGGTACCACATTGGACCACGAGGCCAAATTGCTGTCTCACCACGGTGAATCATTGGTAATGAATAGATATGACCATCTGGTGTTGTAATTGATTTACGGATTGATGGATCTTCATCCATAATTTTTTTCAAGTTTGGCATATTTTCATCAATTAAATCTTCTAATGGTACTAAAATGCCTTGAGAACCATAATCCATTTCCATTGCTGGTGTTAATGATTCTGAACTTGTTCCGAATAAGACATCTGGTAAATCATCCCCTGCAAATGCTAAGTTTAGCTTTGTACTAAAGTCAGCAGTTGGTGGTGTCGTAAATTCAAATTCAATGTTTGACATTTCAGCCATTTTTTGGAAAACTGGCATGTCTTTCCATTCTGCTTGACCAGTTCCTGGTCCCATCATGGTCATTTTGATTTTTTCTTTTGTGACTGGAAATTCGCCTACTGTTCCTAATTCAACGTCACTTCCTTTGTCATTTGCGTTGTCTTTGTTTCCGCCACAAGCTGCTAATAATACCCCGCAAGCCAGCAAGCCAAACAAAACTTTAGACTTGTGCATTTTCATATCTTTCTCCCCTTATAAAAAGATTTTTATTAATCGGCAATTGCCGTAAAACACTACCCTTTAACTGATCCAACCATCATACCTTTTACAAAATATTTTTGTAAGAACGGATATGCTACGATAATTGGTAACGTTGAAACAATCATGACACCGTATTTGATAACGGCTGCTAGTTGTTGCTTACTAAACATTAATTCCGCCATATCACTAGTCATATTACTACCAATACTATTTGATGACATGTCTTGCAATACTAAGATTTCACGTAAAACCATTTGTAATGGATACATTGTTTTATCAGATAAGTAAATTAAAGCACTGAAGAAACTATTCCAGTGACCAACCCCATAAAACAAAGCCATAACAGCGATAATTGGTGTTGATAACGGTAAAATGATTCGTGTAAATAATTTGAAATCATTACATCCGTCAATAATTGCGGCTTCTTCCATTTCACGTGGAATGGTTGTTTGGAAGAACGTTCTTGTTACAACTAAGTTATAAACCGATACCGCACCTGGTAATACTAACGCCCAAACTGTATTTAACATATTCAAATTTTTAACCAATAAGTATGAGGGAATTAAACCTCCACTAACAAACATGGTAATTAATAAGAAAGTGGTAAATGTTTTGTGACCATAAAAGTCTGGTCGAGACAACGCGTACGCTGCTGGTAATGTACATAATAAGTTAATAAATGTTCCTAAAGCAGTATAATAGATCGTATTTAAATACCCACGCCAGATACTATTGTTTTCTAAAATTGTTTTATACCCTTCTAATGTAAAGCCCTTTGGATATAACCACATTGAACCCGAGTTTACCGTTAAGGGATCACTAAAGGAAGCACTTACAATATAAATTAACGGATATAAGACAATCGCTACAGAAAGAAAGACGAAAATATAGGTAAATATCATAAACACTCTATCTGCTTTGGTATCTTTGACTAATCGATTTTCCATATAAATCCCCTTTCTAGAATAGACTTGAATCGCCTAATTTGGCAGCAATTTTATTTACAACAATTAATAGTACAGCATTGATTGCTGAGTTAAACAAACCTACAGCTGCCGCATAACTATATTGAGCTTCTAACAAACCTTGTTCATATACAAACGTTGCAATAACATTTGAAGATTCCATATTTAATGGATTTTGCATCAATAGGATTTTTTCATATCCTAAGTTCATAACAGAACCAACGTTCATAATTAATAAGAATAACCATTGTTGGACGAATAGTTGGTAAGTTAATGTGCCAAATACGTTGTAAACGAGAAGCTCCATCCACAATTGCCGCTTCATGAAGTTGCGTATCAACACCTGCTAATGCAGCGAGATAGATTACCGAGCCCCAACCAGTTCCTTGCCAAACACCTGATAATACATACACGGTTTTGAACCATTTTGGATCTTCCATAAAGGAAATTGGTTCAATCCCAAAAAAGTTTAACGCATGGTTGATTAAACCAGTAGATGGATTTAAGAAAGCTAAAATCATACCAACCATTACTACGACTGAAATAAAGTTCGGTGCGTATGTAACTGTTTGTGAAAATTTCTTCCATGGACCATCTTTAATTTCATTTAGAGCTAACGCTAAAATAATTGGTAGCGGGAATCCAACAACTAATGAATAGACGCTGATACCCAATGTATTTTTTAATAGGTCCCAGAAATAATAAGAATTAAAGAAACGTTCAAAATGTTTCATTCCTACCCATGGACTGCCCCAAACTCCTAATGTTGGTACGTAATCTTTAAATGCAATAATTACACCGTACATTGGAATATAAGAGAAAATAAAAATAACTAAGAATGCTGGTAAAACAAATAAGTACAATTGACGACTAGCAAATAGCTTTTTCTTAACATCTTCTCTTTTTTTCTGCTTTGTAGTTAGCTGAGGTTTCTTTCCAGTTAACTCCATATCTTTTTCCCCCTTTTTGAAAAACGTTGCCTGAAAGCACTTTCAGATTACATTGAATAGCAATGGTACTCAATATGTGGTTTTTGACCATAGTCGCAAAACATTGATATACCAACTCTTTTAAAATGATTTTCTCAATATAATGACACTCTTTTTTATTTTTCACATAGTCAAAGATTTCTCTGCTTTGGTTTTATGTCATCGCTTATTACGCTTCCTTTTAATTTCTATTGATCTTTATAAGCACTAATTGAAGTTGTCTAACAGGTTAGCATGCGACTTAATTGTTTCCTAAAGCATTTTGTAGGCATCTGTAACAAGAAAATTATATAACAAGTAACGAACTAAAATGAGGCAATAAAAACGAGACTATGAATATAGCGAATCGTTAGAAAAAGTTATATCATAGTCTCCATTTTTAGTTATTTCTCTGCCCAACGATCATATGCTGTTTGATAGATAGACACGTATTCTTCTACTCCCATACTTTCGATAGTTTTTACATATTTATCCCAGTTAGATAAAGGCTCGACTCCTGTAATAAATTTCGCTTCCATTTGTTCGACATACGTTTTCAAATCTGTTTCTGAATCACGTGTTTTGTCGTTTTCTTCTTTTGTTAGATATAATAATGGATACGTTACTTTCGCATAGGGTGTCATTTTTGCTTGGGTTTCTGAATCAAGGAACTTAATGAAATCACGATTAGGTTTATCATTAGAGTCGTTGAGAATCATCATATCTGGTGTTTCAGGATACCC includes:
- a CDS encoding YitT family protein, whose protein sequence is MKTKQPQTIKKQSERDAILKIIFGNILLGFAYAKWMVPHAIINGGVTSLSLVLSKVLNSDVAYLTNIITIGLLIVCWLFLGRGRFLKSIVSSVSYLFFFTLFHRWEFSIVLNLPIDFLLASLLIAAGYYFCLSAGSSAVGVDVIALIIHQKRPAISLAKAIRWLNYTILVLGFFTYGWQSIVIGLLFSFVYSWLLERFLQQESM
- a CDS encoding alpha-L-fucosidase, which produces MAKIRQDIEENLTTDYEAYEELPEVIQEKLEWFKDQKIGVIFHWGLYAVAGIVESWQMSEEDDWARKNPWRNDIDELRADYWGLNHSFNPYQFNPTAWAQACKDAGFRYMLFTTKHHDGFNMYDTDYSEYKVTQTPCPFAENPQADVFGAVAEAFHEVGLSVGAYYSKPDWHSPLYWVPGERPKGRYASYDPHEFPERWAQYNQFVHDQLVEITTNYGELDILWLDGGWVNSRHELLDMDRIAQAVRTQQQDLLIVDRSIGGKYENYVTPERKIPEIPPTKAWESNIPLAKNWGFCPNDTYKSFEEILTSVVQVVAMGGNIILGVGPKPDGTLPREALAILEPLGEWLTQFGEGIYETRPSSYKAPQGWSFTQKGTVIYAFGEKSAPDLPCQLFGAIERITLLNTGEVISDQMDELSTGEELYQVYKIELTKKTREQ
- a CDS encoding haloacid dehalogenase-like hydrolase, giving the protein MVKRLISATASEIRKMNREEMFESIKASEGRVIVSENVCVAAPASDSTTNAELAAAFGADMLLLNLFDCLNPVVIGLPKMGLSEAFDIWNNSSKNTRNPIEELKKLTGRLIGVNLEPVAENQETMGEKVIISNGRKSTAETFQAAEKLGVDYICLTGNPGTGVTNEQIVQAIRVGKANYNGLIIAGKMHSAGVDEPIMTKEAIQQFADAGADILLLPAVGTVPGFDQQELKEAVKMAKSLGMLTMSAIGTSQESASPETIRQIALWNKMCGVDMQHIGDAGYSGVAPAENIYHMSLAIRGMKHTIQIMARSINR
- a CDS encoding metallophosphoesterase, which codes for MLRCRPDGSFIIAHFTDLHVGYPNNEADRRTLQDLRTCLETLDADLLMFTGDQIWCYGDNNPQQGFQQVIDCINTSEIPVVITYGNHDSEHGKITREALRQMEQGLKNRVFGEQRILTKERLSELFYIYDSTGQHVVKQCVVFDSGDYVSEKIAQQLTDKNADNCYAYLYTEQVRWLEQTLQPVETAIFLHIPLVEYQEAKAFIETGQCLEAICSPEINTGLFATLVEHEQAVNVFCGHDHDNDFTAEWLGVGLHYSRISGYNVYGQFARGYRQIILHEQNALATTIISYDEHKEGKSWQKLDKTLKKI
- a CDS encoding glycoside hydrolase family 1 protein — protein: MITFPKDFLWGAATSAPQTEGAAFIDGKSPSTWDKWFEMEPELFFDGVGPNDTSNVYFQYKEDVALMKKMSMNSYRTSIAWTRLLPDGKTLNPKAVAFYRDYFEEMIKNGVEPIINLFHFDMPWWLMEKGGWEARESVDHFAFYAKTAFEQFGDIVKKWATFNEPLVHIECGYLGDAHYPKVHDFKRAIQVGYHTLLAHAAAVKAYKESSHNDGEIGIILNLSPVYAKSEAPTDQEARHKADLIYIRSFVDTVVNGYFPEELITILAENHLLPETQAGDRTIFEENTIDFLGVNYYQPLRVQAVENPRFPAQSPGDFARYYDWPEKRINPHRGWEIYPEGMYDIAMRLKNDYSNIPWYVSENGMGVEGEEQFLDEHGVIQDDYRIEFLEDHLSMLAKAMDEGSQCFGYHMWTFVDCWSWLNAYKNRYGFYRLNRDQNYARSDKASSYWMKQVIEQSGFECGGK
- a CDS encoding family 20 glycosylhydrolase translates to MSYTISVTEISSLTIARRLKMVVERLFKQAVSITQHEVGDLHLVQQANTSVIYKDRGIKVVADKNELLAVASHALIREFLGELPLGETVVTYQQEQRILMIDMARKYFSKEILLQFIDSMALAQFNYLQLHFSENEGFRIESEVAPEIVSDEHLTKNEIREIILYAQQAGIEIIPDFDSPGHLKQILRTHPEWQLQKKQEDGTLERDPAALNICDPEAIAFILSIYQEYAELFADSTYFHIGGDEFVDFDQIEAYPELRAYAKANYGEAAEGIDTFVSYVNQVIETISQWGFVPRIWNDGFFRLNRSEQIKLATNVEVTYWTKWNQHMAPVATFLEKDYTIINFNDNYFYYVLGENAGYSYPTYDKILDGWTPEMYAQQQVMTQLTPQLPGVALAIWCDRPEAQDTQVVWENMSYLLFAAMQKLTTVFADQKQIETIVKTYFH